The region CGTACCCGATCGATCACCTCGCGACCGTACTTGGCCACGACGTGGTACAGGTCAAAGACGATTTCCGCCTGTGGGCACTGTTCCTTGATCTCCAGCTCATAGGCCGTGGTCATGTCGATTGCGACCGCTTCGATGCGCTCGGCCACGCCTTCGGGGAGTTGTTCGAAGAAGGCGCGCGCCGTCTCGCGTGACCGTCCGGGCCCAACCCAGAGGACCTGTCGGCCGATCGGATCAACCACCACCGTGGCGTAGCGATGGCCTTTATGGAGCGCGAACTCGTCCATCGCCAGATAACGGATCGTCGACCAGTCCGGTTCGGCCACGCGCGCGCGCAAGCGCATCTTGTCGATCGATTTGACCGTGTGCCAGCCCAGTTCGTAGAAGGCCGCCACGGCCTGTACGCTGGCGGCCTGCAGCAACTTCTCGCAGGCCTTGGCAAACCGCTGCGTCACCCGCTGGTAGCGGCCCAGCCAGTCCAGCTTCTCCAGCCGCGCTGCGCCGCAGCGTTCGCACCAGACTCGGCGTCGAGGCACGTGCAGCACCACCCGGTACTCGAACAACGGCAGATCACGTACCCGCCGTACGGTCGTTTCATGAATCTGCTGGCAACGCGCACCGCATTGCTCGCAGTACATGATCTGACTGACCGGCTTCAGGTAGAGCGACAGCGTGCGGCTATCGCCCTGCGGCCACTCCACCCGCTCCAGCCGATAGCCTGTCCAGCAACCTAGTGCCTGAAGTGCCTTGCGATCGAGCAATTCCGCCTCCTGACATCCATAAAATCAGGCGTCAGGTTACGCAATCGTTCTCCAAGTCTCCACGGTTTTCTGCGATGAACCAAGAAAAAGGGCTTGCACTTTCATGCAAGCCCTTGAATTCCTTGGTGGGGCGTGAGTGACTCGAACACTCGACCTACGGATTAAGAGTCCGCTGCTCTACCAACTGAGCTAACGCCCCAACAGAAGCGAGATTATGCATGGGCTTTTCAAGCTTGTCTAGCCTTTTTTGCATTTTTTTCGAAGCGCGTCCGTCGGCCGCGCATTGCCGTTCCGAACGCGCACGATCCGTCGCATCGTGCGCGCTCCCGGTATGATGTCGCCGAAACCCTGTCGCGCGGCGGGCGCGCGGCTCTTTCTGGGCGTACGACAATGGACGAAAACACTGTCCGTGATTTGCTGGATCGGCTCCTTGCTCCGTGGGTCCGTTCTCTTTCCCTCACTCCCGTATCGATTTCCGAGGAGAGCGTCACCCTCCGGCTGCCGTTCTCCGGCGAATTTCGCCATTCGGGCGGCGTGATCTGCGGGCAGGTGTTCATGGCGGCCGCCGATACCGCGATGGTCGTCGCGATCTCCGCCGCACTCGGCGAATTCAGGCCGATGACGACCGTCGCCCTCAATACCCATTTCATGCGCCCGGTCCGCAAGGGCGACGTGCTCGTTACCGCTCGCGTGCTGCGGATGGGCCGCAATCTCGTGTTCGGTGAAATCGAGCTGTTCGACGAGGACGGCAAGATGGCCGTTCACGCAACGTCGACGTACGCGCTCGTCTCCTGAGCGCGGGCGGCGGCGGGCTGGAACGGGAGCGCATCCGATGTTCGATCAGGTGGTATTCGCGGGCGGCGGCAACCGCTGCTGGTGGCAGGCGGGGTTCTGGGACGTCGTGCGGCCCGCGCTCGATTTGCGGCCGCGCGTGATCGCCGGCATCTCGGCGGGCGCGGCGACCGCCTGCATGCTCTACACGCGCGACTCGCGCTGGGTGATGCGCTATTACGAAGAGGCGCTCAGGCACAACCGCCGGAATGTCCATTGGGGCAATCTGCTGCGTGCCGAGCCGGTCTTTCCGCATTACCGGATCTATCGCCAGGCGCTTCTCGACATCTACGGCGAGCCGTTCGCGAAGCTCGCCGGCGCGCCGGACATCCGCATCGGCGTGTCGCACGTGCCGCGCTGGCTCGGCGCGCGAAGCGCGGTGGCGGCGGGACTCATCGCGTACAACATCGAGAAATACGTCCGCAAGACGCTGCATCCGACACTCGGCCGCTCGCTCGGCTTTCGCCCCGAGTTCGTCCGCGCGCAGGATTGCGCGCGCGTCGACGAGCTCGCGGATCTCGTGCTCCAGTCGTCGTGCACGCCGCCGTTCACGCCCGTCCTGCGCCGCGACGGCCGGCCGGTGCTCGACGGCGGGATGGTCGACAACGTGCCCGTCGGCGCGCTCGACGCGTCGCCGGGGGCCGTGCTGGTGATGGTGACGCGGCGTTACCCGCGTCCGCAGACGTTCGTCGTCGATGGCGGCGGTCAGCGGCGGCTCTACGTGCAGCCGTCGAGCAAGGTGCCGATCTCGAGCTGGGACTATACGAGCCCGCATCAGATGCAGCACGCATACGATCTCGGCCGCCGCGACGGCGAGCGCTTCGTGGGCGCCATGCCGCAGTGCCTGGACGAGGACGGCGCGGTGCGCTGACGTCGCGCGCGCCGGCGCGCTTCATGGCAAGCGAGGCGGCGCGTGCCGTGGCCGGGCGCTCGGCGCGCGAAGCGCGGCAGGCGGCGCGGGGCCGCCGCGCGCCGCGCTCGTCGCCGGCGTTCAGCGGCGAACGCGCCCCTGGGTGAGCGCGTCGGGATTCGCGACGCTCGACAGGTCGCCCGCATCGAACGCGAGGATGTTCCTGAACGCCGCGCTGAAGTAGAGCTCGTAGCTTTCGCGTTCGACGTAGCCGATGTGCGGCGTGCAGATCACGTTCTCCATCCGCAGCAGGCTGTAGCCTTGCAGGATCGGCTCGCTCTCGTAGACGTCGATCGCGACCATCCCTGGCCGGTTGTGCGCAAGCGCCGAAACGAGCGCGTTTTCTTCGAGCAGTTCCGCGCGGCTCGTGTTGACGAGGAGCGATGTCGGCTTCATGCGCAGCAGGTCGTCGAGCTTGACGATGCCGCGCGTGTCGTCGTGCAGGCGCAGGTGCAGCGACAGCACGTCGGCCTGCTCGAAGAACGCCTCGCGGCTCTCGGCGGCCTCGAAGCCGTCGGCGCGCGCCGCTTCGAGCGAATGCTCGCGGCCCCAGATCAGCACGTTCATCCCGAACGCCTTGCCGTAGCCGGCGACGAGCCGGCCGACCTTGCCGTAGCCCCAGATGCCGAGCGTCTGCCCGCGCAGCACCTGGCCGAGCCCGAAGTTCGGCGGCATGGCCGATGTCTTGAGGCCCGACTGCTGCCACGCGCCCTGCTTTAGGTTGGCGACGTACTGCGGGATGCGGCGCTGCGCGGCCATGATGAGCGCCCAGGTCAGCTCCGCGGGCGCGGTCGGCGAGCCCGTGCCCTCGAGCACCGCGATGCCGCGCTCCGTGCATGCTTCGAGGTCGATGTGGGTCGACACGCGGCCCGTCTGGCTGATCATGCGCAGGTGCGGGAGCTTGCCGAGCAGTTGCGACGTGATGTGGGTGCGCTCGCGAATCAGCACGAGCGCTTCGACTTCCGCCAGGCGGCTCGCGAGTTGCCCGAGGCCGCGCACCGTGTTGTTGAAGATCTTCACTTCATGGTCGGCGAGCATCTCGAAGCAATTGAGCTTGCGGACGGCGTCCTGGTAGTCGTCGAGGATGGCAATTTTCATGGCGTGTTTCGGGATTCGCGCGAGATGAGCGATGGAAGACGGTGGCCGCCGCGCACTGTCGCGCGCCGGTCCGGCCCGGTTTGAGGGCCGTAATGATCCTATGACGGCACGGCAACAGGTGTATCTCTTTTTAACAGCTTGTTACGCGCGGCCGCAAGCGCCGCCGTCCGGGCGCGGATCGCGTTGTTCCGACCCCAAGCGATGCCGAGCCGACAGCGATTCCGACGTTTCTCGATTGGGCAATTTCGGGAGTGAGATTGCTCAATTATTTCATTTTTAAGAACAATTGGTCTATCTAGCTAGGTAGGCTGAGCAAGTTCGAAGGTTTTTGTCGAGATTTCGCGGGAAGTTGAGCAACTCTGCATCTTTTTCGCTGTCTTTTCGCTGTCGTAGGAAAATTACTCATTTGCTTCATATTTTTGAAGCTGTAACAGCGGTAGGAGCGGAGTATGGATCATTTGCAGTCGATGCGAGTGTTCGTCAAGGTCGCGGATCTCGGCAGTTTCGCCCGGGCGGCGAGCGCGATGGACATCTCGAATGCGGTCGCGACGCGCCACGTCGCCGACCTCGAAGGCCGGCTCGGCACCCGCCTTCTGAATCGCACCACCCGAAGCCTGTCGCTGACCGAATCCGGCCAAGTTTACCTGGAGCGGGCGCGTCAGATCCTCGACGAACTCGAAGACGTCGAGCAGATGGTCGTCGCGCGCAATCACGAGCCCGTCGGCACGCTGCGGGTCGTCGCGCCCGTCGTGTTCGGCCTGCACAATCTCGCGCCGGTCTTGCAGACGTATACGCAGCGTTTCCCGAAGGTCATCCCCGACCTGACCCTCGTCGATCGTCAGGTCGATCTCGTCGAAGAGGGGTTCGACGTCGGCATCGTGATCACGCGGCAGATGCGCAGTGCGAGCATCGTCACGCGCCGGCTGACCACGGGCTGCATGGTGGTCTGCGCGACGCCGAGCTACCTGGAGAAGCACGGCATGCCGACGCATCCGGAGCAACTCGTCGAGCATCCTTGCCTGAGCCTGCCGTCCGAATATTGGGGAGACGAGCGCGTATTCACCGGCCCGGACGGCGAAGTGCGCGTACGGCCGTCGAACGTCGTCGTCGCGAACAACACCGAGATGCTGCGCCAGTTCGCGATGCTCGGCATGGGCGTCGCGATCCTGCCGAGCTATCTGATCGGCAGCGACATCGCGCGCGGCAAGCTCGTGCGCTTGCTGAGCGACTACCGGCTGCCGCAGGTCGAGATCAATATCGCGTACCCGAGCCGCCGCCACCTGCCGGCGAAGGTGCGCACGTTCATCGACCATCTCGTCGAGCACTTCAGCCAATCGCCGGACACGATGCTCGGCGAGCAATGGGCGACGCAGGGCGTCGCGGGCCAGCACGTCGATGCGCTGCCCGCCGACGCGCTCGCCGAGCGCTCGAGCGCCGATCCGGCGCTGTCGCCGCGTCTGCCGCGCGCGCCGCGGGCGCGCACCGTCGTGCCGTCTCCGCTGTAACGCCGAGCGGATGTCGCGCATGCACTGATCCTGCGCGCACGCAGGCCGTCGCACGCCGAATCTCCTACGCCAAAAGCAAAAGCGCGGGCTCGTCGAGAGCCCGCGCTTTTTTTCTGGAGCCAAGCGTGGCGGCGGTGCGGCCGTCCGATTGCGCGGCCGCGCCGTGCGTGCGCACACGTGCCGCGCCGGCGCGGTGCATGCGCGCGCCGGCGCGGCGGCGGTCACGAGCCCGTCTTGCGGGCCGGCGTCTTGCGCGCGGCCGTCTTGCGCGCAGGTGCCGCCTTCTTCTCGGCTTTCTCCCCGCTGTCGGCTGCCGCATCGTCGGCCGCGGCCGACGATCTGGCCGCGGTCTTCTTCGCGGCTGCGGGCTTCGGCTCCTTCTTCTCGAACTCGAAGCCGATCTTGCCGTCCGTCTGCTTGACGAGATACGCCTTGAAGTTGCGCCCGGTGCGCGACGACTTGAAGTTCGGCAGCAGATCGGTGCGGCCGTTCTCGAGGAGTTTCGCCATCTGCTCGCGGGTGATCTCCTGCTGCAGGATCACCTTGCCGGAGCGGAAGTCGCAGGTCTTCGGGTTCGCGACCGCGTGCTCGCAGACATAGCTCATGCCGTGCTCGAACACGCGGCCCTTGCACTTCGGGCACGCGCCGACCGGCTCCTGCGCGGAGAAATCGGGCGCTTCGCCTTCCTCGCCGCCTTGCTCCTGGCCGAAGTCGAATTCGAGCTTGTAATTCTTCGTCTCGTCGTCGAACGTGAGCTTGAGGATCGCCGAGAACGGTCGGCCCATCTTGCTGCGGAAGCCCGATAGCGGCCCGATCTCCTTCTTCCGCAGCAGTTCCTCGACTTCGGCGATCTCGAACTGCCGGCTGCCCGGAATCTTCGAGATCGAGAATTCGCATTTCGTGCACGCGAAGCGCCGATAGTTCTCCTTGACCTGGCCGCCGCAGTTCGGGCACGGCGTTTCGAGCGTCGCGTAGTCGCCCGGGATCGTGTCGGAGTCGTATTCCTTCGCGCGCTTGACGATCGTCTGCGTCATCCGCGCGATTTCCTGCATGAACGCGTCGCGCTGCAGGTTGCCGCGCTCCATCTGCGACAGCTTGTATTCCCATTCGCCCGTCAGCTCGGGCGCGGTCAGCTCCTTCACGCCGAGGCCGCGCAACAGGGTCATCAGCTGGAACGCCTTCGCGGTCGGAATCAGCTCGCGGCCTTCGCGCACGAGGTACTTCTCGCCGAGCAGGCCTTCGATGATCGCCGCGCGCGTGGCCGGCGTGCCGAGGCCCTTCGCGGCCATCGCCTCGCGCAGTTCGTCGTCTTCGACGAGCTTGCCCGCGCCTTCCATCGCCGACAGCAGCGTCGCTTCCGAATAGCGTGCGGGCGGCTTCGTCGTGAGGCCGTGCGCGGCGATCTTGTCGGTCTTGACCTTCTCGCCCTTCTGCACCGGCACGAGATTCGCGTCGGCGCCCTCGGCGTCACGGCCGTAGACCTGCAGCCAGCCGGGCTCGACGAGCACCTTGCCTTCCGTCTTGAAGTGATGGCCGGCAACCTCGGTGATCCGCGTGGTCACCTTGAATTCGGCGGCCGGGAAGAACACCGCGAGGAAGCGCTTGACGACGAGGTCGTAGAGCTTCTGTTCCGGCTCGGACAGCGATTTCGGTGCCTGCAGCGTCGGGATGATCGCGAAGTGATCGCTGATCTTCGAGTTGTCGAAGATGCGCTTGTTCGGCTTCACCCAGTTCTTGTCGAGCACCTGCTTCGCGTGCGGCAGGTAGTTGTTGCTCTCCTTGAGCATCTCGAGCGTCGACTTCACCGTGCCGAGGTAGTCCTCCGGCAGCGCGCGCGCGTCGGTACGCGGATAGGTGAGCACCTTGTGCTTCTCGTACAGCGCCTGCGCCAGGCCGAGCGTGTTCTTCGCGGAGAAGCCGAAGCGGCTGTTCGCCTCGCGCTGCAGGCTCGTCAGGTCGTACAGCAGCGGCGAAAGCTGCGTCGACGGCTTCGATTCCTCGGTGACCGTGCCGAGGTGGTCGCGGCACGCGGCGACGATCGTCTCCGCGGCAGGCAGGCTCCAGAGGCGCGAATCGCGTTTTTCAGGGTCGAATTCGTCCTTCTTGAACTTCGGATCGAACCAGCGGCCTTCGTAGAAACCGCCGGCGCAGACGAATTCCGCGCGCACTTCCCAGTAGTCGCGCGGCACGAAGCGGCGAATCTTCTCCTCGCGCTCGACGACGATCGACAGCGTGGGCGTCTGCACGCGGCCGACGGTCGTCAGGAAGAAGCCGCCGCCCTTGCTGTTGAACGCCGTCATCGCGCGCGTGCCGTTGATGCCGACGAGCCAGTCGGCCTCCGAGCGGCAACGCGCGGCATCGGCGAGCGGCTGCATGTCCATGTCGGTGCGCAGGTGCGCGAAGCCGTCGCGGATCGCGGCGGGCGTCATCGACTGCAGCCACAGGCGCTGGACCGGCTGCTTGGCCTTCGCGTGCTGCGCGATCAGGCGGAAGATCAGCTCGCCCTCGCGCCCCGCGTCGCATGCGTTGATCAGACGGTCGACATCCTTGCGCTTGATCAGCTTCGTCAGCACCTTCAGGCGCGACTCGCTTTTCGCGATCGGATTCAGATCGAAATGGGGAGGGATGACGGGCAGATGCGCGAAGCTCCATTTGCCGCGCTTGACTTCGTATTCCTCGGGCGCGGCGATTTCGAGCAGGTGGCCGACCGCCGACGACAGCACGTATTCGTCGCTCTCGTAGTATTCGTCATGCTTGGTAAAGCCGCCCAAAGCACGCGCGATGTCGTTCGCGACCGAAGGCTTTTCCGCAATGATGAGTGCTTTCGACATGACAGTGTGTATTGATAGACCGGGCGAGCCCGATGCGGGCCCTTTTACGACGGCTTTATAGCACACGACGCCCAAATGGCGGCCGGCGTGAGCAAAAAAGCGGGTCATCATAAGTGGGGGCCGGGGCGGCGGCAAGCCTTGCACGAGCCCTCGCGCGTAAACGGCCGGTAAAGCGGCATTTTGCGGCCGATATTTCGGGGCCGGACGATTTTAGTCGAACAAATTACGCAGTTTAGGTGCATGCGGTGCGCCGGGCAGCGCGGTCAGATCGGCCAGCATGCGTTCGACGATTGCGGCATGCGGCAGCACCGTGCCGAAGAAGCGGACCGCGTTCGCATCCTCGATGAGGAGCGTCGGAAAGTTCTCGACGTCGAGCTCGTCGAGCCGGTCGGCATGCGTTTCGACGTCGATCCATGCGAAGCAGGCGCCGGGATGCGTATCGGCGAGCCGGTCGAACGTGGCGCGGTATTCGCGGCAGGTGCCGCACCACTCGGCGCACAGGCAGGCGACGAGCAGCGTGTCTGGATTCCGGAGGCGCTCGGCGATCCGACCTTCGTCGGTGTCGAGATTCAGCGCGGGCATGGGTGGTTTTCCTTGCATCGTGAGGTGGCGGCGGCTCGGGCGAACGCCCGGCGGGGCGCCTATGCGCCGGAATGTAGCACGGCGCTCGTGCCGCGCGCTTGAGCGGGCTCGGCCTGTGCGCCGTCGATGCGGGTATAGCGGCCGCCCGGCAGCGCGGCGACGCGGCCGGCCAGCTCCAGCTGCAGCAACAACCGGTGCAGCGTGCCGCTCGGAAGCGACGTGCGCTGTGCGAGCAGCTCGAGCGGCACGGGGCCGTAGCCGATTGCGTCGAGCAGCCGGCGCGTGTCGTCGTCCAGGTCGGCATCGGCCGATGCGGCGGTGGGCGCGCCGCGTTTCGAATTCACCGGCCGGGCGGGATCGAGGCCGAATTCGTCGAGCACGTCGGCCGCGGTCTCGACGAGTTTCGCGCCGTCGCGGATCAGTGCGTGGCAGCCTTGCGACAGGGGCGCGTGGATCGAGCCGGGAATCGCGAACACGTCGCGCCCCATTTCGTTCGCGAGCCGCGCGGTGATCAGCGAGCCGGAGCGCAGCGCCGCCTCGACGATCAGCACGCCGCCGGACAGCGCGGCGATCAGCCGATTGCGCTGCGGAAAATGGGCGGACCGCGCGGGCGTGCCGAGCGGCCACTCGGAGACGAGCGCGCCGCGCTCGGCGATCTCGTGGGCGAGCGCGTGGTGGCACGCCGGATAGACGAGGTCCGCGCCCGTGCCGATCACGGCGACGGTGCCGCTTGCGCCGTCGAGCCCGCCGCGATGCGCGGCGCCGTCGATGCCGCGGGCGAGGCCCGACACGATCGCCAGGCCCGCGTCCGACAGTTCGCGCGCGAAGCGCGTCGCGTCGGCGAGCCCCTGCGGCGTCGCCCCGCGGCTGCCGACGATCGCGACGGCCCGCGCATGGAGCAGCGCGACGCGGCCTTTTATATATAGCAGCGGCGGCGGATCGTAGAGCTCCGCCAGCGGCCCGGGATAGGCGGGATCGTGCCGGGTCACGAGCGCGTTGCCGGGCTCGTCGAGCCAGGCGAGCGCCGCGTCGACGCGCTGCTCGAAATCGGCCGTCGGCGGGGCGAGCACGGATTGGGCCGCCGCGTCGCCGACGAGCGCCGCCAGCTCCGCATGCGATGCCGCGAAGAGCGCTTCGAGCGATGCGAACGCGCCGAGGAGCGCGGCACACGCGGCCGCCGGCACGCCGGATGCGCCGGCAAGCCGCAGCCAGCCGGAGAGTTCGGCGCGCGTCAGCGCTCGCGGCGACATGATGAATTCCTCGAAAAGCGCGGCCTGCGGGCTGCGTAGTGCCGTGATAAAATTTTCATCATCCGAAATAGAACGAATGCCGTGCGCACGGGCCCACGGCGATTGGCCGATCATTGCGACGCGCGGATGGCGCGCGTCGTCGAGTCCATCTTGAGGCCGGCGCGCGCATCGCGGCAGTCGGCCGAACGGCCGATGCGAGCGGGTCGTTCGTCTCCCGACACTGAAATCATGGCTTTGCTGAACATTCTTCACTACCCCGATAAACGGCTGCACAAGGTGGCCAAGCCGGTCGCCAAAGTGGACGACCGCATTCGCAAGCTCGTCGCCGACATGGCCGAGACGATGTACGCGGCGCCCGGCATCGGCCTTGCTGCGACGCAGGTCGACGTGCATGAACGCGTGATCGTGATCGACGTGTCCGAGGACAAGAACGAACTGCGCGTCTTCATCAACCCGGAAATCGTCTGGACGGGCGACGGCAAGCAGGTCTATGAGGAAGGCTGCCTGTCGGTGCCGGGTGTCTATGACGAAGTGGAGCGCCCGGACCGGGTGCGCGTGCGCGCGCTCGACGGCCAAGGCGAGTCGTTCGAGCTCGATTGCGAAGGGCTGCTCGCGGTGTGCATCCAGCACGAGATGGATCACCTGATGGGTCGCGTGTTCGTCCAGTATCTGTCGCCGCTCAAGCAGACCCGGATCAAGACGAAGATGAAGAAACTCGAACGCGCAATGTGATGTGCGCCGCCGCTACCCGATTCATTCGCACATGACACATTCACTGCGCGTCATTTTTGCCGGCACGCCGGAATTCGCGGCGGCGGCGCTCGCCGCGATCCATGAGGCCGGTTTTCCCGTCCCGCTCGTACTGACGCAGCCGGATCGTCCCGCCGGCCGCGGGATGAAGCTGCAGGCGAGCGCCGTGAAGCGCTATGCGTTCGAGCGCGGCATGGCCGTCGCGCAGCCGCCGTCGCTGCGCCGCGCGGGCAAGTATCCGGCCGAAGCCGTCGCCGCGCTCGATCTGTTGCATGCGACGCCGCACGACGTGATGGTCGTCGCCGCATATGGCCTGCTTCTGCCGCAAGAAGTGCTCGAGCTGCCGCGGCACGGCTGCATCAATATCCACGCGTCGCTGCTGCCGCGCTGGCGCGGCGCGGCGCCGATCCATCGCGCGATCGAGGCGGGCGACGCCGAAACGGGCGTCACGCTGATGCAGATGGACGCCGGGCTCGACACGGGCGCGATGCTGCACGAAGCGCGCGTCGCGATCGCGCCCGACGATACGACGGCGACGCTGCACGACAAGCTCGCGGCGGCCGGCGCGCGCCTCATCGTCGACGCGCTCGTCGAACTCGAGCGTACGGGCGCGCTTGCCGCGACGCCGCAGCCCGCCGACGGCGTGACCTATGCCGAGAAGATCGGCAAGCACGAGGCGGCGCTCGACTGGCGCAAGCCGGCCGCCGCGCTCGCGCGGCAAGTGCGCGCGTTCGACCCGTTCCCGGGCGGCGCGGGCACGCTCGACGGCGCGACGCTCAAGCTGTGGGCGGCCGATGCGGTGCCCGGGCGCGACGACGCCGCGCCCGGCACGATCGTCGATATCGGCCCGGACGGCGTCGTGATCGCCTGCGGCGAAGGCGCGCTGCGCGTGACGCAATTACAGAAACCGGGCGGCAAACGCCTGCCCGCGCGAGAATTTCTCGCGGGGGCGCCGCTTGCGGTCGGCCAGCGCTTCGCGCCGGCCGACGCCGCGTGAGTGCGTCGTTCGCCATCAATTCATCGGAATCGCGCGCGCCGCGCAATCGGCCGAACGGCCAGGTCGCGGCGCGCCGGGCGCGCGCGTAGAATTCTCTGACACCAGCATCGAGGGAGCGGCATGTTCGGCATCACCCATCTTGGCTTGTTCATGGCGGCGGTCTTTCTGCTGAACATCACGCCGGGGCCCGACACCGCGTACATCGTCGGCCGCAGCGTCGCGCAGGGGCGCGGCGCCGGCCTCATGTCCGCGCTCGGCATCTCGGCCGGCTGCTGCGTGCACGTGCTCGCATGCGCTTTCGGCCTGACGGCGGTGCTCGCCGCGTCGGCCACCGCGTTCACGGTGATCAAGGTCGTCGGCGCGGCCTATCTCGTCTATCTGGGCGTGCGTCTCATCTTCGCCAAGCAGGAGCCGGCGGCCGAGCGGCCCGCGCGGCGAGGCGCGGACAAATCGCTGCGCCAGCTGTTCATGCAGGGGTTCCTGACCAATGTGCTGAACCCGAAGGTGGTGCTGTTCTTCGTGTCGTTCTTTCCTCAGTTCGTATCGGTCGACAGCAACCACAAGGTGCTCGCGTTCCTGATGCTCGGCGCGGTGTTCCTCGCGATGAGCACCGTGTGGTCGTGCACCGTGGCGTGGGTCGCGGGCACCGTCACGCGACGTTTTGCCGGCAAGCCTGGTGTGAAGAAATGGCTCGACCGTGGTGTCGGCAGCGCATTCGTCGGCCTGGGCGTCAAGCTCGCGACGTCGACGCGCTGAGGATTGAATTTTCTCGAAACGTTCTTATCTAACAGATCGCTTACAATCATGCGCCGCCGCCGCTCGCGCGTGCGGTGCGATCCCCGCAGACGGATAAGGAGTGGGAAACATGTTCAATTGGGTCAAAACGGCGATGCTGATGGCCGCGATCACGGCCCTGTTCATCGTGATCGGCGGCATGATCGGCGGATCGCGCGGGATGACGATCGCGTTGCTGATCGCGCTCGGGATGAATTTCTTCTCATACTGGTTCTCCGACAAGATGGTGCTGCGCATGTACAACGCGCAGGAAGTCGACGAGGCCACGGCGCCGCAGTTCTATCGGATGGTGCGCGAACTCGCGACGCGCGCGAACTTGCCGATGCCGCGCGTTTATCTGATCGATGAGAACCAGCCGAACGCGTTTGCGACCGGCCGCAATCCCGAGCACGCGGCCGTCGCCGCGACGACGGGCATCCTGCGTGTGCTGTCCGAGCGCGAGATGCGGGGCGTGATGGCGCACGAGCTTGCGCACGTGAAGCATCGCGACATCCTGATCTCGACGATTTCGGCGACGATGGCGGGCGCGATCTCGGCGCTCGCGAATTTCGCGATGTTCTTCGGCGGGCGCGACGAGAATGGCCGGCCGGCAAATCCGATCGCGGGCATCGCGGTCGCGCTGCTGGCGCCGATCGCGGGCGCGCTGATTCAGATGGCGATTTCGCGTGCGCGCGAATTCGAGGCGGACCGCGGCGGCGCGCAGATCTCGGGCGATCCGCAGGCGCTTGCCTCGGCGCTCGACAAGATCCACCGCTATGCGTCGGGCATTCCGTTTCAGACAGCCGAGGAGCATCCGGCCACCGCGCAGATGATGATCATGAATCCGCTGTCGGGCGGTGGGCTGCAGAATCTGTTCTCGACGCACCCCGCCACCGAGGAGCGGATCGCGCGGCTGATGGACATGGCGCGCACCGGCCGCTTCGACTGACGAACGCCGTTGCCGGCGACGCGCGCGGGAGGTCGCTGCATCGGCGGCCGGTCTCGACGGGCTTCGCCGTATCCGGTGATCGACCGAGCCCCGCATGCGTCGCGCTGCGGGGCTCGGCGCTTTTTGGGTCGGGGCCGTCCGGTTGATCGGGGGGCGAAAATGGCTTGCGGGCGGCGGCGAGTGGTGTCGATACTTGCGCCGAAGCGCCGAAGCGCCGAACCAAGCATGCTCCGCACGCCCCCATTGCGCGCACCCGCCCGCGTGAGCCCGATCCCCGGCGCGCTACAATATCGCGCTGACCGGCCGCGGGCCGGCCACCTCGGCGCCTTCCTACCACC is a window of Burkholderia mallei ATCC 23344 DNA encoding:
- a CDS encoding patatin-like phospholipase family protein — translated: MFDQVVFAGGGNRCWWQAGFWDVVRPALDLRPRVIAGISAGAATACMLYTRDSRWVMRYYEEALRHNRRNVHWGNLLRAEPVFPHYRIYRQALLDIYGEPFAKLAGAPDIRIGVSHVPRWLGARSAVAAGLIAYNIEKYVRKTLHPTLGRSLGFRPEFVRAQDCARVDELADLVLQSSCTPPFTPVLRRDGRPVLDGGMVDNVPVGALDASPGAVLVMVTRRYPRPQTFVVDGGGQRRLYVQPSSKVPISSWDYTSPHQMQHAYDLGRRDGERFVGAMPQCLDEDGAVR
- a CDS encoding PaaI family thioesterase; translation: MDENTVRDLLDRLLAPWVRSLSLTPVSISEESVTLRLPFSGEFRHSGGVICGQVFMAAADTAMVVAISAALGEFRPMTTVALNTHFMRPVRKGDVLVTARVLRMGRNLVFGEIELFDEDGKMAVHATSTYALVS
- a CDS encoding ISL3-like element ISBma1 family transposase produces the protein MLDRKALQALGCWTGYRLERVEWPQGDSRTLSLYLKPVSQIMYCEQCGARCQQIHETTVRRVRDLPLFEYRVVLHVPRRRVWCERCGAARLEKLDWLGRYQRVTQRFAKACEKLLQAASVQAVAAFYELGWHTVKSIDKMRLRARVAEPDWSTIRYLAMDEFALHKGHRYATVVVDPIGRQVLWVGPGRSRETARAFFEQLPEGVAERIEAVAIDMTTAYELEIKEQCPQAEIVFDLYHVVAKYGREVIDRVRVDQANQLRHDKPARKVLKSSRWLLLRNRHNLKPEQAVHLKELLAANQSLLCVYVLRDELKRLWFYRKPACAEKAWGQWFEQAQQSGIAALQKFAQRLQGYWHGIVARCRHPLNTSVVEGINNTIKVIKRRAYGYRDEQYFFLKIRAAFPGIPR
- a CDS encoding LysR family transcriptional regulator; translation: MDHLQSMRVFVKVADLGSFARAASAMDISNAVATRHVADLEGRLGTRLLNRTTRSLSLTESGQVYLERARQILDELEDVEQMVVARNHEPVGTLRVVAPVVFGLHNLAPVLQTYTQRFPKVIPDLTLVDRQVDLVEEGFDVGIVITRQMRSASIVTRRLTTGCMVVCATPSYLEKHGMPTHPEQLVEHPCLSLPSEYWGDERVFTGPDGEVRVRPSNVVVANNTEMLRQFAMLGMGVAILPSYLIGSDIARGKLVRLLSDYRLPQVEINIAYPSRRHLPAKVRTFIDHLVEHFSQSPDTMLGEQWATQGVAGQHVDALPADALAERSSADPALSPRLPRAPRARTVVPSPL
- a CDS encoding D-2-hydroxyacid dehydrogenase family protein; translated protein: MKIAILDDYQDAVRKLNCFEMLADHEVKIFNNTVRGLGQLASRLAEVEALVLIRERTHITSQLLGKLPHLRMISQTGRVSTHIDLEACTERGIAVLEGTGSPTAPAELTWALIMAAQRRIPQYVANLKQGAWQQSGLKTSAMPPNFGLGQVLRGQTLGIWGYGKVGRLVAGYGKAFGMNVLIWGREHSLEAARADGFEAAESREAFFEQADVLSLHLRLHDDTRGIVKLDDLLRMKPTSLLVNTSRAELLEENALVSALAHNRPGMVAIDVYESEPILQGYSLLRMENVICTPHIGYVERESYELYFSAAFRNILAFDAGDLSSVANPDALTQGRVRR